A single window of Oerskovia paurometabola DNA harbors:
- a CDS encoding holo-ACP synthase: protein MIIGVGIDVVDVARFMDTLERTPRLREKLFTPAERDLPPSSLAARFAAKEAIAKALGAPGGMRWQDATVHRVVGGAPQVEISGTVQARATELGIATFHLSISHDAGIASAMVVAEG from the coding sequence ATGATCATCGGGGTGGGTATCGACGTGGTCGACGTCGCGCGGTTCATGGACACGCTCGAACGCACGCCGCGCCTGCGCGAAAAGCTGTTCACCCCGGCCGAGCGGGACCTGCCCCCCTCGTCGCTCGCGGCCCGGTTCGCCGCCAAGGAGGCCATCGCGAAGGCGCTCGGTGCGCCCGGCGGCATGCGCTGGCAGGACGCGACGGTGCACCGGGTCGTCGGGGGAGCGCCCCAGGTCGAGATCTCGGGGACGGTCCAGGCGCGGGCCACGGAGCTGGGGATCGCGACGTTCCACCTGTCGATCTCGCACGACGCGGGGATCGCGTCGGCCATGGTGGTCGCGGAGGGCTGA
- a CDS encoding LLM class F420-dependent oxidoreductase, whose translation MRFGLFIPQGWRQDLVGIDPSEQWETMRSLARHADTALAGERLPGARHAWESAWVYDHFHTVPEPTGEATHEAWTLMAAFAASTERVRLGQMCTCIAYRNPAYLAKVAATVDIVSGGRTEMGIGAGWYEHEWRAYGYGFPGAGARLGALDEGVQVMEQMWRTGSATLDGTYFQVDGALCHPQPLQVLDGVGPDGADAPSIPLWIAGGGEKKTLRIAAQHAQYTNFDGRLEDFTHKSEVLRGHCEAIGRPFEEITRSSNYNVVIGATEADVEDRLRWIGEHYAKTVPAKAEETVADFRSGPLVGTPEQIVENLRKLEGAGMTYAITYFAEAAYDRTGLELFEREVIPALQG comes from the coding sequence ATGCGATTCGGACTCTTCATCCCGCAAGGCTGGCGCCAGGACCTCGTCGGCATCGACCCTTCCGAGCAGTGGGAGACCATGCGCTCCCTCGCGCGCCACGCGGACACCGCGCTGGCCGGCGAGCGCCTCCCGGGTGCGCGCCACGCGTGGGAGTCGGCGTGGGTCTACGACCACTTCCACACCGTGCCCGAGCCCACGGGCGAGGCCACGCACGAAGCCTGGACGCTCATGGCCGCGTTCGCTGCCTCGACCGAGCGCGTGCGTCTGGGCCAGATGTGCACGTGCATCGCCTACCGCAACCCCGCCTACCTCGCGAAGGTCGCCGCGACCGTCGACATCGTGAGCGGCGGCCGCACCGAGATGGGCATCGGCGCCGGCTGGTACGAGCACGAGTGGCGTGCCTACGGCTACGGCTTCCCCGGCGCGGGCGCGCGCCTGGGCGCGCTCGACGAGGGCGTGCAGGTCATGGAGCAGATGTGGCGCACGGGATCCGCGACACTCGACGGCACGTACTTCCAGGTCGACGGCGCACTGTGCCACCCGCAGCCTCTCCAGGTCCTCGACGGCGTGGGGCCGGACGGCGCCGACGCCCCGAGCATCCCGCTGTGGATCGCGGGCGGCGGCGAGAAGAAGACGCTGCGCATCGCGGCCCAGCACGCGCAGTACACGAACTTCGACGGCCGGCTCGAGGACTTCACGCACAAGTCGGAGGTGCTGCGCGGGCACTGCGAGGCGATCGGGCGCCCCTTCGAGGAGATCACGCGCTCGTCCAACTACAACGTGGTCATCGGGGCGACCGAGGCCGACGTCGAGGACCGCCTGCGGTGGATCGGCGAGCACTACGCCAAGACCGTCCCCGCGAAGGCCGAGGAGACCGTGGCCGACTTCCGCTCGGGCCCGCTCGTCGGTACGCCCGAGCAGATCGTCGAGAACCTGCGCAAGCTCGAGGGCGCGGGCATGACGTACGCGATCACGTACTTCGCGGAGGCCGCGTACGACCGCACCGGCCTCGAGCTGTTCGAGCGCGAGGTCATCCCGGCCCTGCAGGGCTGA
- a CDS encoding bifunctional ADP-dependent NAD(P)H-hydrate dehydratase/NAD(P)H-hydrate epimerase produces the protein MIEAFTAAQVRAAEEPLLDRGVPLMERAAFALATVVAQDLRRGPHSGTPDGAARPRRVTGRGVVLLVGSGNNGGDALFAGAYLARRGVAVEAVCTSEHPHAEGVAALRRAGGRVLDLTAPAVRARWSQVLDTVLAADVVVDGLVGIGASGALRGLAGELVGALVDERSRRSARRSASAGSGNGGPWVVAVDTPSGIGVDDGSVPGPVLPADRTVTFGALKPGLLLPPATHLAGVVTLVDVGLEDVGGARGPVVRRLERADVARLWPVPGPTDQKYTRGVLGVVAGTPTFPGAAVLAVTAAVRAGAGMVRYRGPDDVAHVVVSARPEAVPAEGRVQAWALGSGIPAAEERGGARDGGGNGHGGQSADAGQHERIRYALAVACGVLAEDVAGPRVPAVVDAGALSLLPDRCPASVVLTPHAGELAVLLRARGEDVDRAGVEAEPVRWARRAHDLTGSTVLLKGAATVVVGPAGAWSQADGPAWLATAGAGDVLTGLVGALLAAYSERVVQEPGLAAELAAAAATVHGWAGARANPGGPVAALDVAEALPGVVAELLRRG, from the coding sequence ATGATCGAAGCGTTCACCGCCGCCCAGGTCCGCGCCGCGGAGGAGCCGCTGCTCGACCGCGGGGTCCCGCTCATGGAACGGGCCGCGTTCGCGCTCGCGACGGTCGTGGCGCAGGACCTTCGGCGTGGCCCGCACAGCGGGACGCCCGACGGCGCAGCGCGACCTCGGCGCGTGACCGGTCGAGGGGTCGTGCTCCTCGTGGGCTCGGGCAACAACGGCGGCGACGCCCTGTTCGCGGGGGCGTACCTGGCGCGGCGCGGCGTCGCGGTCGAGGCGGTCTGCACGAGCGAGCACCCGCACGCCGAGGGGGTGGCGGCCCTGCGTCGTGCGGGCGGGAGGGTGCTCGACCTGACGGCACCGGCCGTGCGCGCTCGCTGGTCGCAGGTCCTGGACACGGTCCTCGCGGCCGACGTGGTCGTCGACGGGCTGGTCGGGATCGGCGCGAGCGGGGCGCTGCGTGGCCTGGCAGGGGAGCTGGTCGGGGCTCTCGTGGACGAGCGGTCGCGGCGGTCTGCGAGGCGGTCCGCGTCGGCCGGGTCGGGGAACGGGGGCCCGTGGGTCGTCGCGGTCGACACGCCGAGCGGCATCGGGGTCGACGACGGCTCGGTCCCCGGGCCGGTGCTCCCCGCCGACCGGACGGTCACGTTCGGCGCGCTCAAGCCCGGGCTGCTGCTGCCCCCTGCGACGCATCTCGCCGGGGTCGTGACGCTCGTCGACGTCGGGCTCGAGGACGTCGGTGGTGCGCGCGGCCCGGTGGTGCGGCGCCTCGAGCGCGCCGACGTCGCTCGCCTGTGGCCCGTCCCCGGTCCGACCGACCAGAAGTACACGCGCGGTGTCCTGGGCGTCGTCGCCGGCACGCCCACCTTCCCGGGCGCGGCGGTCCTGGCCGTCACGGCGGCGGTCCGCGCGGGCGCGGGCATGGTCCGCTATCGCGGGCCCGACGACGTCGCTCACGTCGTCGTCTCGGCGCGCCCCGAGGCCGTGCCCGCCGAGGGCAGGGTGCAGGCGTGGGCGCTCGGCTCCGGGATCCCGGCGGCGGAGGAGCGAGGTGGCGCACGGGACGGCGGCGGGAACGGACACGGCGGGCAGAGCGCGGACGCCGGGCAGCACGAGCGGATCCGGTACGCGCTCGCGGTCGCGTGCGGGGTGCTGGCCGAGGACGTGGCGGGACCGCGGGTACCGGCCGTGGTCGACGCCGGGGCCCTGTCGCTGCTCCCGGACCGCTGTCCGGCGTCGGTCGTCCTGACGCCGCACGCGGGGGAGCTCGCGGTGCTCCTGCGAGCGCGGGGCGAGGACGTCGACCGCGCGGGCGTCGAGGCAGAGCCGGTGCGCTGGGCGCGCAGGGCGCACGACCTCACGGGCTCGACCGTGCTGCTCAAGGGGGCGGCGACCGTGGTGGTCGGTCCGGCCGGGGCGTGGTCGCAGGCCGACGGACCCGCGTGGCTCGCGACGGCCGGGGCAGGAGACGTCCTCACGGGTCTTGTGGGTGCCCTGCTGGCGGCGTACAGCGAGCGTGTGGTGCAGGAGCCCGGCCTGGCGGCAGAGCTCGCTGCTGCGGCTGCTACGGTCCACGGGTGGGCGGGCGCCCGGGCGAACCCGGGGGGACCCGTCGCGGCGCTGGACGTCGCAGAGGCGCTGCCGGGCGTGGTCGCGGAGCTGCTCCGCCGAGGGTGA